Proteins encoded in a region of the Myxococcales bacterium genome:
- a CDS encoding ketoacyl-ACP synthase III: MRSKIVGTGMCVPDQVITNDDLAKRMDTSDEWIRQRTGIAERRWITEGETPASLGRKAIDQALEQANLEVGDIDCLLLATLSSQHDFPGTSFFVHEALDMGEVPCLDLRAQCSGFLFALNIADSLIISGKFNRVIVMGCEVHSTGLDVSTRGRDVSVIFGDGSGAVILESQPDESDPAGILEVRMHAQGKFARRLWIEAPSSGQTPARLTHEMIDDGRIYPHMEGRYVFKHAVSRMPEVLIETLNAASAKLDDVDLFLFHQANLRINEAVSQRMGISEDKVFNNIQKYGNCSAASIPMLLAETTRNGRLTPGKLVSMTAFGSGFTWASALIRW; the protein is encoded by the coding sequence ATGCGATCAAAGATCGTCGGCACAGGAATGTGCGTACCCGACCAGGTCATTACCAACGACGACCTCGCGAAGCGAATGGACACCAGCGACGAATGGATCAGACAGCGCACGGGCATTGCCGAACGACGCTGGATCACGGAGGGCGAGACCCCCGCCAGCCTCGGCCGCAAAGCGATCGACCAAGCGCTCGAGCAGGCCAATCTCGAAGTCGGTGACATCGACTGCCTGTTGCTCGCAACGCTCTCCTCACAGCATGACTTTCCCGGTACCTCGTTTTTCGTCCACGAAGCCCTCGACATGGGCGAAGTTCCCTGTCTCGATCTGCGCGCTCAGTGCAGTGGCTTTCTCTTTGCCCTGAACATTGCAGACAGCCTGATCATCAGCGGCAAATTCAATCGCGTCATCGTGATGGGCTGTGAAGTGCATTCGACCGGTCTCGACGTCAGTACCCGCGGCCGAGACGTGAGTGTAATTTTTGGCGACGGATCGGGAGCAGTGATCCTGGAATCGCAGCCCGACGAATCCGATCCAGCGGGGATTCTCGAAGTACGCATGCACGCTCAAGGCAAGTTCGCGCGCAGACTTTGGATCGAAGCACCGTCTTCTGGGCAAACGCCAGCGAGGCTTACTCACGAGATGATCGACGATGGTCGAATCTATCCACACATGGAAGGCCGCTACGTGTTCAAGCACGCCGTCAGTCGTATGCCCGAAGTGTTGATCGAAACACTCAACGCAGCGAGCGCCAAGCTCGACGATGTCGATCTCTTTCTCTTTCATCAGGCCAACCTCCGGATCAATGAAGCGGTGTCCCAACGCATGGGGATCTCCGAGGACAAGGTCTTCAACAACATCCAGAAGTACGGGAACTGCTCGGCAGCTTCGATCCCGATGCTGCTCGCAGAGACCACGAGGAACGGCCGCTTGACGCCGGGAAAGCTGGTCTCGATGACCGCTTTCGGATCCGGATTCACCTGGGCTAGCGCTTTGATTCGCTGGTAA
- a CDS encoding Smr/MutS family protein, whose product MELLLAQKTLESLEWPEVVSRLLRYCRTPQARLRLGVLGQVDAQAAEETDTQRGNSHGHSSEERMREASTGVRLVDGCALAELETSVAGVCERLAETSEARHLLEAGESPPLHGVADLRRGLRRAEMGGILSAQQLFDVLKTLEAVGQVLVYLGARRDSAPLLAGLAESIELDPQLAQKISHCLDPSGEVRDAASPALKHARRQASDLAAQLQRRLGSYLRDSNVQAALSDSYFTVRNDRYVLPVRADARNRVRGIVHDASRSGTTLFIEPEAVVELNNRLKQTELEVAREIERVLRDLSQAVSTARPSLEIGLVALATIDLAFARGHLSIELDAVHPAVERGGCFRLEGLRHPLLPRGEAVPNDIELGERHTVLIISGPNGGGKTVAMKAVGLAAVMIRLGMHVPAAAGARVDLFDNILVDIGDGQDLRESLSTFSAHMVNLSGIVEAASPHTLALLDEVGVGTDPSEGAALAQSILETLAARGARVIATTHYSLLKEMAEVDERFCNACVEFDPITLAPTFRLHTGSAGVSSATAVAARMGMAPEVLDRANALLEREDRQLDQMLSELANSRATLEREKQEAVRLRAESETARSEYQGKLERLQERRDKIYESMRADLDATFKDAHAQVAAVIRGLQRAGDTTPKQAARGAAHARERLLSLEERSQEQPREPLPEERTGPAVDWRRAKPGDSVLLPGGRKGVLKSLPDRRGRVTVQIASAKFDLEAAKVRLPLDAERSNAAAANDGRGKVHFERAEPDSTEVAPGGGSRECDLRGRRVDEALDELARALDLGLRDGDEILRIIHGIGTGALRSAVREHLTVSPHIISHRAGERGEGGEGVTIATLRR is encoded by the coding sequence ATGGAACTCCTTCTTGCGCAGAAGACCCTCGAAAGCCTTGAATGGCCTGAGGTGGTCAGCCGTTTGCTGCGCTACTGCCGCACGCCTCAGGCCCGTCTGCGGCTGGGCGTCTTGGGCCAGGTCGACGCCCAGGCCGCAGAAGAAACGGACACACAACGCGGCAACTCCCACGGCCATTCCAGTGAGGAAAGAATGCGAGAAGCGTCCACGGGAGTTCGTCTCGTGGACGGTTGCGCACTCGCAGAACTCGAAACTTCAGTTGCGGGAGTGTGCGAGCGTCTCGCCGAAACCTCCGAAGCTCGCCATCTGCTCGAAGCGGGGGAGAGTCCTCCCCTGCACGGAGTCGCGGACTTGCGGCGCGGCTTGCGGCGGGCCGAGATGGGCGGGATCTTGTCGGCCCAGCAACTGTTCGATGTTCTCAAGACCCTCGAAGCTGTGGGCCAGGTTCTCGTCTACCTGGGTGCGCGTCGCGACAGTGCACCGCTGCTCGCTGGTCTCGCCGAGAGCATCGAACTCGACCCTCAGCTCGCGCAAAAAATCTCTCACTGCCTCGATCCCTCGGGCGAGGTTCGCGACGCGGCTTCCCCTGCGCTGAAACACGCGCGCCGGCAGGCAAGCGATCTCGCGGCGCAGTTGCAACGCCGCCTCGGCAGCTATCTGCGGGATTCGAACGTGCAGGCTGCGCTCTCCGATTCTTACTTCACCGTGCGCAACGATCGCTATGTGCTGCCGGTGCGCGCCGACGCTCGCAACCGGGTGCGGGGGATCGTGCACGATGCCTCGCGATCGGGCACCACGCTCTTCATCGAACCCGAAGCCGTGGTGGAACTCAACAATCGACTGAAGCAAACCGAACTCGAGGTCGCGCGAGAGATCGAACGTGTGCTGCGCGATCTATCCCAAGCGGTGTCAACGGCACGTCCCTCGCTCGAGATTGGGCTCGTGGCCCTTGCGACCATCGACCTCGCCTTCGCCCGCGGTCATTTATCAATCGAACTGGATGCCGTGCACCCCGCGGTCGAACGAGGCGGCTGCTTCCGACTCGAGGGACTGCGCCATCCACTGCTCCCCAGGGGCGAAGCGGTGCCAAACGACATCGAGTTGGGCGAGCGCCACACCGTGCTCATCATTTCAGGACCCAACGGCGGAGGCAAGACGGTCGCGATGAAGGCCGTAGGCCTGGCGGCGGTGATGATTCGCCTGGGCATGCACGTCCCCGCTGCGGCCGGCGCACGAGTCGACTTGTTCGACAACATTCTCGTCGACATCGGCGACGGCCAGGACTTGCGAGAAAGTCTCTCGACCTTTTCTGCCCACATGGTCAACTTGTCGGGCATCGTGGAGGCGGCATCTCCGCATACCTTGGCCTTGCTCGACGAAGTCGGCGTCGGCACGGACCCGAGCGAGGGAGCGGCCCTCGCCCAATCGATCCTCGAGACCCTCGCCGCCCGGGGCGCAAGGGTCATCGCGACAACCCACTACAGCTTGTTGAAGGAAATGGCCGAGGTCGACGAGCGGTTCTGCAATGCGTGCGTCGAGTTCGACCCCATCACCCTCGCCCCCACCTTTCGTCTCCACACAGGTAGCGCGGGGGTTTCATCCGCAACCGCCGTCGCGGCGCGCATGGGCATGGCACCGGAGGTGCTCGACCGCGCAAATGCCCTGCTCGAACGCGAGGACCGACAGCTCGATCAGATGTTGAGCGAGCTGGCAAACAGTCGGGCCACCCTCGAGCGAGAAAAACAAGAAGCAGTCCGCTTGCGGGCCGAAAGCGAAACGGCGCGAAGCGAGTACCAGGGCAAACTCGAACGCCTGCAAGAACGTCGCGACAAGATCTACGAATCCATGCGGGCGGATCTCGACGCGACCTTCAAGGACGCTCACGCCCAGGTGGCGGCGGTCATTCGAGGACTTCAACGCGCGGGAGACACGACGCCGAAACAGGCTGCACGGGGTGCCGCCCACGCCCGAGAACGCTTGCTGAGCCTCGAGGAACGGAGCCAGGAGCAGCCCCGAGAACCGCTTCCGGAAGAGCGAACGGGCCCTGCGGTCGACTGGCGTCGCGCGAAACCCGGCGACTCGGTGTTGCTCCCGGGCGGGCGCAAGGGCGTGCTGAAATCATTACCCGATCGCCGCGGGCGGGTCACGGTTCAGATCGCGAGCGCAAAGTTCGACCTCGAAGCCGCGAAGGTCCGGCTGCCACTGGACGCGGAGCGATCGAATGCCGCCGCAGCTAACGACGGGCGGGGGAAAGTCCACTTCGAGCGCGCCGAACCCGACTCCACCGAGGTCGCACCAGGGGGCGGGAGCCGGGAATGCGATCTAAGGGGAAGGCGCGTCGACGAAGCCCTCGACGAACTCGCGCGAGCGCTCGACCTTGGGCTGCGCGACGGCGACGAGATCCTGCGCATCATCCACGGCATCGGAACCGGCGCCCTGCGCAGTGCCGTGCGCGAACACCTTACTGTTTCACCGCATATCATTTCCCACCGGGCGGGCGAGCGAGGTGAGGGCGGAGAAGGGGTTACGATCGCGACGCTCCGCAGATGA
- a CDS encoding acyl-CoA dehydrogenase family protein: MVRDSVREWVTGEFLPTLTDHIRRDGSFPMHLVPQIAEMGMFGANLKGYGCAGMNNVSYGLMMQELERGDSGLRSFASVQGSLCMYPIHAYGSEEQKETWLPAMAAGEKIGCFGLTEPDFGSFVTGMVTRAERKGGSWVLNGTKRWITNGSVADVAIVWANTDDGVRGFIVETDRPGFDARDIKGKFSLRASITSEFFMHDVEVPEANMLPGAKGIGGPLSCLTQARYGIAWGVMGAAMACFDEVVQYTKDRIVQGGPLASKQLTQQKLTIMLTEITKAQLLSLHLGRIKDAGSLEPVMVSMAKRNNVDIALQVAREARDLLGANGIVDDYVSMRHMMNLETVRTYEGTHDIHTLIVGEHITGMRAI; the protein is encoded by the coding sequence ATGGTGCGCGACTCCGTGCGCGAATGGGTGACCGGCGAATTTCTTCCCACCCTCACCGATCACATTCGCCGCGACGGCTCCTTCCCGATGCACCTCGTGCCCCAGATTGCCGAGATGGGAATGTTCGGCGCCAACCTCAAAGGCTACGGCTGCGCGGGGATGAACAACGTCTCGTACGGATTGATGATGCAGGAACTCGAGCGAGGCGATTCGGGCCTGCGCTCGTTTGCGTCGGTGCAGGGATCCCTTTGCATGTACCCCATTCACGCCTACGGGAGTGAGGAGCAAAAAGAGACCTGGTTGCCCGCCATGGCGGCGGGAGAGAAGATCGGCTGTTTCGGTCTGACCGAGCCGGACTTCGGAAGTTTCGTCACCGGCATGGTGACTCGGGCCGAACGCAAGGGCGGTAGCTGGGTGTTGAACGGGACCAAGCGCTGGATCACCAACGGTTCCGTCGCCGATGTCGCGATCGTCTGGGCTAACACCGACGACGGCGTGCGGGGATTCATCGTCGAGACCGATCGGCCGGGCTTCGACGCACGGGACATCAAGGGAAAGTTTTCCTTGCGGGCATCGATCACCTCGGAGTTCTTCATGCACGACGTCGAAGTACCGGAAGCGAACATGCTGCCCGGCGCCAAGGGCATCGGCGGACCGTTGAGCTGCCTCACCCAGGCGCGATACGGAATTGCCTGGGGTGTGATGGGCGCCGCCATGGCGTGTTTCGACGAGGTGGTCCAGTACACGAAAGATCGGATCGTTCAGGGAGGCCCGCTCGCCAGCAAGCAACTCACCCAACAGAAGCTGACGATCATGCTCACCGAGATCACCAAGGCTCAGCTTCTATCGCTGCACCTCGGTCGTATCAAGGATGCCGGGAGCCTGGAGCCCGTGATGGTGTCGATGGCAAAGCGGAACAATGTCGACATTGCACTGCAGGTCGCGCGGGAAGCGCGAGACCTGCTCGGCGCCAACGGCATCGTGGACGACTACGTTTCCATGCGGCACATGATGAACCTCGAGACCGTGCGAACCTACGAGGGCACCCACGATATCCACACGCTCATTGTCGGGGAACACATCACCGGGATGCGGGCGATTTAG
- a CDS encoding N-acetylmuramic acid 6-phosphate etherase translates to MARECPTEAILECARDLDQRSVGEIVRLIHREDAVALEAVSLVFDQIEAAVDVLEATIAGGRTWFNVGAGTSGRIGVLDASEIPPTFGLSPKRVQGIIAGGDRALRIAVEGVEDNFEAGSWELRERGLTMGDAIVAISASGSTPFALGAIEAAHEVGARSIGISCDPNSPLAEAVEISIAPHVGPEVIAGSTRMKGGLVQKMILHTLSTAVMVKLGRVKGNLMTNLAPSNDKLKDRALRIVLQLTELTPDRARQLLDQNGGCVEAALQAARSPVGGN, encoded by the coding sequence ATGGCGAGAGAATGTCCCACCGAGGCGATTTTGGAGTGCGCGCGCGATCTCGATCAGCGCAGTGTCGGCGAGATCGTCCGGTTGATCCACCGAGAAGACGCCGTCGCGCTCGAAGCCGTGAGCCTGGTCTTCGACCAGATCGAAGCTGCGGTCGATGTTCTCGAAGCCACAATCGCGGGGGGCCGAACCTGGTTCAACGTCGGGGCGGGGACCAGCGGGCGCATTGGCGTGCTCGACGCCTCGGAGATTCCCCCGACCTTCGGACTTTCACCAAAACGCGTGCAGGGAATCATCGCCGGTGGTGACCGGGCGCTCCGCATTGCGGTCGAGGGGGTGGAGGACAACTTCGAAGCCGGCAGCTGGGAACTCCGCGAGCGAGGACTCACCATGGGTGATGCGATCGTGGCGATTTCCGCGAGTGGCTCGACCCCATTTGCGCTGGGGGCCATCGAAGCGGCCCACGAAGTGGGTGCGCGCAGCATCGGGATCTCTTGCGACCCCAACTCCCCCCTGGCCGAAGCAGTGGAAATCTCGATCGCACCGCATGTGGGTCCAGAAGTGATCGCCGGCTCGACCCGGATGAAGGGTGGCCTGGTTCAGAAAATGATTCTCCACACCCTATCGACCGCGGTCATGGTCAAGCTCGGGCGGGTCAAGGGAAACTTGATGACGAACCTCGCACCCAGCAACGACAAGCTCAAGGACCGAGCCCTGCGTATCGTGCTTCAGCTCACCGAGCTGACTCCAGACCGGGCGCGCCAGCTGCTGGATCAAAACGGTGGCTGCGTCGAAGCCGCGCTTCAAGCTGCGCGCAGCCCTGTGGGCGGAAATTGA
- a CDS encoding family 20 glycosylhydrolase: MAARRSGSQNSSALLKTDTRLTRTSGAKSLPPLLPAPKKLIQGPGNFPLDRNTPIVLSPSAGVTSWATARILRDAIERACRVRLPIEAHLRRADLGPQIALGHGGETSRKSGDRYRIEIRQDAVELRGGGRAGLRYAVETVIQLLAGGTEKEARSLPVCEIEDEPDFAMRGIMLDVSRGKVPTLETLFGIVDVAVKLKLNLLMLYTEHTFRFRRHPEIGADASPLDAETMRDLDHYAAQHHVELVPCLQSLGHMDHILSLPRYRELAETDEGWTIAPTNPESRALLRDLYDEYLPNFRSPLMNANCDEPWDLGRGQGKARSDELGAGGLYLEHIDVLRELANRHGKRTMIWGDVVHAHPGRISKIPKDIVMLDWWYEAEFKYDRVKVFKDNDLEFLVCPGTSSWNSLFPRVENSLRNIANWAAAGRKFGALGLINTDWGDFGHYNLLGNSWFAYAYGAQQSWSGDVDKKSFDRAFSARLFGETSNRGTAARLYRELGDIHDTGFKVFNGSPIQYLFFDTLEESYFIANCKKGALEKSCKKLIRVRAKIDDAKDCFREEKATWRELLYAADASLFALEKTLAAQRYNAWRRKPKSLASRDRKRLAQRLRALAKSQTALLTRLKKLWLARSAISNFDITEHRIKRSTQSLRTAATHLEKNLPPTPTKRAPINLDGVRAAVRKSLP, encoded by the coding sequence GTGGCAGCTAGACGTTCCGGCTCGCAAAATTCCAGCGCTCTTCTCAAGACCGACACGCGCTTGACCCGGACGTCCGGTGCGAAGTCTCTGCCCCCTCTATTGCCCGCACCCAAGAAACTGATCCAGGGGCCGGGCAACTTTCCGCTCGATCGCAATACCCCGATCGTCCTTTCACCCAGCGCCGGAGTGACGAGTTGGGCGACCGCACGAATTTTGCGCGACGCCATCGAGCGCGCATGCCGAGTTCGGCTTCCGATCGAAGCTCATTTGCGCCGCGCAGATCTCGGCCCGCAGATCGCCCTCGGACACGGGGGAGAAACGTCGCGCAAGTCGGGAGATCGCTATCGCATAGAAATCCGACAGGACGCGGTCGAGTTGCGGGGAGGTGGACGGGCAGGACTGCGTTACGCGGTCGAAACCGTGATCCAACTTCTGGCTGGAGGAACGGAGAAGGAAGCAAGGTCGCTGCCTGTTTGCGAAATCGAGGACGAACCCGACTTTGCCATGCGGGGCATCATGCTCGATGTCTCTCGAGGCAAGGTTCCGACACTCGAGACTTTGTTCGGCATCGTGGACGTCGCCGTCAAGCTCAAGCTCAATCTGCTGATGCTCTATACCGAGCACACGTTTCGCTTCCGCCGACATCCGGAGATCGGCGCCGACGCTTCCCCGCTCGATGCCGAAACCATGCGCGACCTCGACCACTATGCGGCACAGCACCACGTCGAGCTAGTGCCCTGCTTGCAGTCCCTCGGGCATATGGACCACATCTTGTCGCTTCCCCGCTACCGGGAGTTGGCGGAGACCGACGAAGGCTGGACGATCGCCCCGACCAACCCGGAAAGCCGCGCCTTGTTGCGCGATCTCTACGACGAATACTTGCCAAATTTTCGCTCCCCGCTCATGAACGCAAACTGTGACGAGCCTTGGGATCTCGGTCGCGGCCAGGGAAAGGCGCGAAGCGATGAACTGGGCGCCGGCGGTCTATATCTCGAACACATCGACGTGTTGCGCGAACTCGCGAACCGGCACGGCAAGCGCACGATGATCTGGGGCGACGTGGTCCACGCCCACCCCGGGCGCATCTCCAAAATTCCAAAAGACATCGTGATGCTCGACTGGTGGTACGAAGCAGAATTCAAGTACGACCGGGTCAAAGTGTTCAAGGACAACGATCTCGAGTTTTTGGTATGTCCCGGGACGTCGAGTTGGAACTCTTTGTTTCCACGGGTCGAGAACAGTCTGCGGAACATCGCAAACTGGGCGGCCGCCGGCCGCAAGTTCGGCGCGTTGGGCCTGATCAACACCGACTGGGGAGACTTTGGTCACTACAATTTGCTGGGCAACTCCTGGTTCGCCTACGCGTACGGGGCTCAGCAGAGCTGGTCGGGTGACGTCGACAAGAAATCTTTCGACCGGGCCTTCTCGGCTCGGCTTTTTGGTGAAACCTCGAACCGTGGCACCGCAGCGCGGCTCTATCGCGAGCTGGGCGACATCCACGACACTGGTTTCAAGGTATTCAACGGATCTCCAATCCAGTACCTCTTCTTCGACACCCTCGAAGAGAGCTACTTCATTGCGAACTGCAAGAAGGGCGCGCTCGAAAAATCGTGCAAGAAGCTCATCCGAGTGCGAGCGAAGATCGACGACGCGAAGGACTGCTTCCGCGAAGAGAAGGCTACCTGGCGCGAACTGCTCTACGCCGCGGACGCATCATTGTTCGCCCTCGAAAAAACCCTCGCGGCCCAGCGCTACAACGCCTGGCGTCGCAAACCCAAAAGCCTCGCCTCCCGAGACCGCAAACGACTAGCCCAGCGGCTCCGAGCCCTGGCAAAATCTCAGACCGCCCTCCTCACTCGCCTGAAAAAACTCTGGCTAGCCCGCAGCGCCATCTCAAACTTCGACATCACAGAGCACCGCATCAAACGCTCAACCCAAAGTCTACGCACCGCAGCCACCCACCTGGAAAAAAACCTCCCCCCCACTCCAACCAAGCGAGCACCCATCAACCTCGACGGAGTCCGGGCCGCCGTCCGAAAATCTCTCCCCTAA
- a CDS encoding homocysteine S-methyltransferase family protein yields the protein MPTGQQRDIPDSDGSSLLDQRMGAARPILLDGATGTELERRGHASVLPLWSSHALLDAPEAIAEIHADYVDSGAEIITANTFRTQSRVLEKHSGFRGRARELTRLAVSLAREATNRRPGKVWVAGSAPPLEDCYRPDWVPDAKSLEIEHREHADHLADAGVDLILVETMNCIGESLAAAHAAALTQLPFWISFICGSDGRLLSGEPLDEALEAVRTTGPEVVLVNCLPPSAVAPCLAPLAASGLAFGVYANLGAPYPNSPDQRREDCEPAAFAEQAGRWIAAGARVVGGCCGTTPEHIRALGEACLLDR from the coding sequence GTGCCGACAGGGCAACAGCGGGACATCCCCGATTCCGATGGAAGCTCGCTCCTCGACCAACGTATGGGCGCGGCGCGCCCGATCCTGCTGGATGGAGCCACGGGAACCGAACTCGAACGCCGCGGTCACGCGTCCGTCCTGCCGCTGTGGTCGAGCCACGCCCTGTTGGATGCCCCCGAAGCCATCGCAGAGATCCACGCCGACTACGTCGATTCGGGCGCCGAGATCATCACCGCGAACACGTTTCGCACCCAGTCCCGGGTACTCGAGAAACATTCTGGGTTTCGGGGGCGCGCCCGCGAACTCACGCGACTCGCGGTTTCACTCGCGCGCGAAGCGACCAATCGCCGGCCGGGCAAGGTGTGGGTCGCGGGTTCCGCGCCCCCGCTCGAAGACTGTTATCGACCCGACTGGGTTCCGGACGCCAAATCCCTCGAGATCGAGCACCGCGAACACGCGGACCATCTCGCGGATGCCGGCGTCGATTTGATTCTGGTGGAAACCATGAACTGTATCGGTGAGTCCCTCGCCGCCGCGCACGCGGCCGCCCTCACACAGCTGCCCTTCTGGATCAGCTTCATCTGCGGAAGCGACGGGCGACTGCTCTCCGGGGAACCGCTCGACGAAGCCCTGGAAGCCGTCCGCACAACGGGACCCGAGGTCGTCCTCGTCAACTGCTTGCCTCCCTCGGCCGTCGCCCCGTGCCTCGCTCCCCTGGCGGCTTCGGGACTCGCCTTCGGGGTCTACGCCAACCTCGGGGCACCCTATCCCAATTCTCCGGATCAGCGGCGAGAGGACTGTGAACCCGCCGCGTTCGCCGAACAGGCCGGGCGTTGGATCGCGGCCGGGGCACGGGTGGTGGGTGGCTGCTGCGGGACAACGCCAGAGCACATTCGCGCCTTGGGCGAGGCCTGTCTCCTGGACCGCTGA
- a CDS encoding FAD-dependent oxidoreductase — MPGVRVAVIGAGLSGLRAAAGLSRAGCDVTVLESRREVGGSASGGRIEGFSIDGSLPVMRSTDLALLSWIEQSRLAELLLPPRAIDVSQIYRGAVQPIETHGLAALANIAGVRTWDKKRLLRLPRLMDRYRPMLDPDQPELAADLDFRSARDFATLYFGKSLWDYWISPETTCEYAGDELELSRVAFLLARIASREGRAPLGVPRSGLWELVERVAAELDVAREVRADEVVARPGGGYVVHCSRADRASAKSSSRTSGSLDVEVEAVVIATSPETAGRIAAPVLVPAERDFFAGYCGGPAASLTLALDSPIVPGASFIRVPKAEASSIECYLCESGSAEGRVPEGKGLLTLRANVGFARAYLSASDEVVEKSLLAAVSRFHPEAVGRTRFTRLRRSPDGKPNFHVGAYRDLARFAKVQEDRGNAGRRIYFAGDYLIGPSANHAVASGRRAAAALRAHFGD, encoded by the coding sequence ATGCCGGGTGTGCGGGTTGCGGTGATCGGCGCGGGGCTTTCCGGGCTGCGGGCTGCGGCAGGCCTGTCGCGTGCGGGTTGCGACGTAACCGTGCTCGAGAGCAGACGGGAAGTCGGCGGCTCCGCTTCCGGCGGCCGGATCGAAGGCTTCAGCATCGACGGCAGCCTGCCCGTGATGCGCTCCACGGACCTCGCGCTGCTCTCGTGGATCGAGCAGAGCCGGCTCGCCGAACTGTTGTTGCCCCCCCGCGCGATCGACGTTTCGCAGATCTACCGGGGCGCAGTCCAGCCAATTGAAACCCATGGCCTGGCGGCGCTTGCAAACATTGCTGGCGTGAGGACTTGGGACAAGAAGCGCCTGTTGCGACTTCCGCGCTTGATGGATCGCTACCGCCCCATGCTCGACCCGGATCAACCTGAACTTGCCGCCGACCTCGATTTCCGCAGTGCGCGTGACTTCGCCACGCTGTACTTCGGAAAATCGCTGTGGGACTACTGGATTTCGCCAGAGACGACATGCGAGTATGCGGGCGATGAATTGGAGCTGAGCCGGGTGGCGTTCTTGCTCGCCCGGATTGCGTCGCGAGAAGGCCGGGCGCCGCTCGGCGTGCCGCGAAGTGGCTTGTGGGAGTTGGTGGAGCGAGTTGCGGCGGAGCTCGATGTCGCGCGAGAGGTGAGAGCGGATGAAGTCGTCGCTCGACCCGGGGGCGGGTACGTGGTCCACTGCAGTCGTGCGGATCGCGCGAGCGCAAAATCTTCTTCCCGGACGTCCGGCTCTCTCGATGTAGAAGTCGAAGCCGTGGTGATTGCAACTTCGCCCGAGACGGCCGGGCGCATTGCCGCCCCGGTGCTGGTCCCCGCCGAGCGCGACTTCTTTGCCGGCTACTGTGGCGGACCTGCGGCTTCTCTGACCCTGGCGCTCGATTCGCCGATTGTGCCCGGGGCAAGCTTCATCCGGGTACCCAAGGCTGAAGCCTCCTCGATCGAGTGTTACCTCTGCGAGTCGGGTTCGGCGGAAGGTCGCGTGCCCGAGGGCAAGGGCCTCCTCACACTCCGCGCAAACGTAGGTTTTGCCAGGGCCTATCTCAGCGCTAGCGACGAAGTGGTCGAAAAATCACTGCTCGCTGCAGTTTCGAGATTTCACCCCGAGGCTGTGGGTCGGACGCGATTCACTCGTCTGCGACGCAGTCCCGACGGCAAGCCAAATTTCCACGTCGGTGCGTATCGGGATCTCGCGCGCTTCGCAAAGGTGCAAGAAGATCGCGGCAACGCCGGAAGGCGAATCTATTTTGCTGGCGACTATCTGATCGGGCCGAGTGCAAACCATGCGGTGGCTTCGGGGCGCCGCGCCGCCGCAGCGCTGCGCGCCCATTTCGGCGACTGA